One window of the Actinomycetota bacterium genome contains the following:
- a CDS encoding enoyl-CoA hydratase-related protein, whose protein sequence is MSGIYLRIGAGSRMRGKIVDLTSVLYETSAPVARITINRPEKRNALNVSVMTELREAFGRARADSSVKVVVLTGAGEKAFSAGGDLGGFTAEQSKVEQHLMRGTLSDLLEDMTRLGKPVIARVNGHALAGGFGLVCGCDLVVASDHAEFGMPEVNTGLWPFIITATVRRCMPERRALELMMTGDRIGAEEAQRLGIVSRVASPELLDEAVDDLCATLASKSSMILRLGKDAFYASRDMSFRESLDYMHGQLGICLESEDVVEGVTAFLQKRTPEWKNR, encoded by the coding sequence ATGAGTGGTATATACCTGCGGATCGGAGCCGGATCGAGGATGCGGGGGAAAATTGTGGATCTCACCTCTGTTCTTTATGAGACCAGCGCGCCGGTGGCGCGGATCACGATCAACCGCCCCGAGAAACGCAACGCGCTGAACGTAAGCGTCATGACGGAGCTGCGGGAGGCGTTCGGGCGCGCGCGCGCCGATTCTTCCGTAAAGGTCGTCGTTCTTACGGGCGCGGGTGAAAAGGCATTCAGCGCCGGCGGCGACCTGGGCGGGTTTACGGCGGAGCAGTCCAAGGTTGAACAGCATCTGATGCGAGGAACGCTTTCGGATCTGCTCGAGGATATGACTCGCTTGGGCAAACCGGTGATCGCGCGCGTCAACGGCCACGCACTCGCCGGTGGATTCGGACTTGTGTGTGGGTGCGATCTGGTCGTCGCGTCGGATCACGCGGAGTTCGGCATGCCCGAGGTGAACACCGGGTTGTGGCCGTTCATCATCACTGCGACGGTCCGCCGTTGCATGCCGGAGCGAAGGGCGCTTGAACTGATGATGACCGGCGATCGCATCGGCGCGGAAGAAGCGCAGCGTCTCGGGATCGTTAGCCGTGTCGCTTCTCCGGAGTTGCTCGACGAGGCTGTCGACGATTTGTGCGCAACGCTTGCGTCGAAAAGCTCGATGATTCTGCGGCTCGGAAAAGACGCGTTCTACGCGTCGCGCGACATGTCGTTTCGCGAGTCGCTGGACTACATGCACGGCCAGTTGGGAATCTGTTTGGAGAGCGAGGACGTCGTCGAAGGCGTCACGGCGTTCCTGCAGAAGCGAACGCCGGAGTGGAAGAACCGCTAG